The Magnolia sinica isolate HGM2019 chromosome 3, MsV1, whole genome shotgun sequence genome includes the window CATCCAAAATGGGTTCCGCATGATGGGCGACCCACATTGAAGTGGAGCCCATACGATgaattgtccacatcaaaggtgggctccacatgatgagtggcggatatttaaggtgggccccgcatgacggacactaacattgatggtgggctccacaggatagatgacccatattaaggtggcccccacatgagaacagttcacatcaaaggtcagcccataatgatgaatgacccccTGCCAAGGCAGGCccgacatgatggatggcccacatccaaggtgacaCTGCACGATGGATAGCCCATATCAAAGATGGGTCACTCAAGTTGGATGATCCATATTGAAggttagccccacatgatggatggttcacattgaagacaTGGGTAAGGTAGGCCCGACATAATGAACGATTCACATTAAATGTTGGCCCACATGGTGGATGGTGGATGTTAAGGCTGGACCAAACAAAACTGAGGGATGATTACTTATGTGATATTGGAAACCAAActtgcttttcttctttttttggactGATAAGTAACTTGTTTACCAAAGATACTAATTTGCTAAATGAGTAGAAACAAAGATGAGCTGCTTGTAGTTTAAATAGCTTAtattaagtaacttatgatctaaACAAGCCCTAAACGGTCCATGATGGGACTTGAAAGCACCAACCTaggcataataataataataataataagcggGTTTAAATTTTGGGGGCAAGCTCCCAAACCGAGCAAGGCCCGAAAGATCGGTAGGCATGCATGCCTGGACAACAGCAATCCACTTCCGAGAGGGAGCCTACGTGCCGGGGCAAATGTAATGGTTTGGACAGGTTTTCTTTTGTTATAACAGTCTTTTCGTCTACATTCTCCTCTTTTTTCACATACTATCCATGGTGCTATTAAAGTTTAGTAACTGTCCATCTAGTGCACATGTGATTATGTATGATATCTGACCTGTTCAGAAGGAGGCAGGGACATAAACATCACCTCGTtcaaaaaattaggaagatccgaCCATCAAGGATGCTaacggtgtgatccacctgatgggcaggattgcccttttttttttttttttttcctgtgccGGTTGTTGCTTAAAAACTGGCACTGTCAAATATAGAATGTTAGAATAGAGAAGCGCAACGTACACGAAATTTCAGTATAAGAAGTGTTCGATTAATAAATGTCATTTTAGCCATCCAAATCAATACACTTGATCGGGCACTTATATCAAGTCTCCATCTTCACCACACTAACAATAAAGCAATGGAGATTAAtgaatcatgtgggccccaatattccGTATATAAACTCAACTTAAGAGTAAGTGTATGCACCCACTTCCATAATCTCATCACCAGATCATCCATACACTCCTCCCTTACCACCATGGTTTCCTTAACCAAATCTTTCTTCATAGCCTTGTTCATCTTGGGAGTCTGGGCTTCTCAAGCCATGGGCCGCACTATACAGGAAGTGTCCATGTCCGACAGGTACGAGCAATGGATGGCTCGATATGGTCGCACGTACAAGGATGCAGCTGAGAAAGAGCTACGTTTCAAGATATTCAAGGACAATGTGGAATTCATAGAATCCTTCAACAATGCTGGGGACCGATCTTACAAGCTAGGTGTAAATGAATTTGCAGACCAAACCAACGAGGAGTTCAAGGTCAGCCGTAACGGATTTAGGCCCACTCAAACAAGAGTATTGAGAGCCACGTCGTTCATGTATGAGAACGTGACTGTGCCAGCTAGTATGGATTGGAGAAAGAAAGGTGCTGTGACCCCAATCAAAGACCAAGGACAATGTGGTAAGCTTTATAACCTACTCACGAATTTAGCTGATTTTCTTCAATTAGTGTAACTTCCTTCTAGGAAGGGACATGAAATTGTTACCAACTGTTAGCTAACTTGCTATCTGGTGTTGCCAAATAGGATGTTGCTGGGCATTCTCAGCGGTAGCGGCCACGGAAGGGATTACACAACTCAAGACAGGGAAGTTGCTTTCCTTATCTGAGCAAGAAGTGGTGGATTGTGATACCAAAGGTGAGGATCAAGGCTGTGCAGGAGGTTTCATGGATGGCGCCTTCGATTTCATTCAACACAACAGAGGACTTACAACAGAAGCCAAGTACCCCTACATGGCAGTTGATGGCACTTGCAACTCCAAGAAGGAAGCCAACCCAGTGGCTAAGATCAACGGTCACCAAGATGTTACGGCCAACAGTGAGAAAGCTCTGTTGAAGGCTGTGGCCAACCAACCCGTTTCTGTTGCAATTGATGCTAGTGGATCTGCCTTCCAGTTTTACTCAAGCGGTGTATTTACAGGAGATTGTGGTACCGAACTAGACCATGGAGTGACGGCTGTTGGATATGGGACGACAGATGATGGGACAAAGTATTGGATAGTGAAGAATTCATGGGGAACTTCATGGGGTGAAAATGGATACATAATGATGGAGAGGGATATTGCTGCTAAAGAAGGGATATGTGGTATTGCCATGATGGCTTCTTATCCCACCGCTGCTTAATCCTCACTAGCTGCATATATCATGCTTGTTTATCCCATGCTTTGATCAAAAAGTGTTATGGAGAAATGTCAATGTAGAAATGTGTAGCTTCTTTTATGTAATTCTCATATATGTATAATGAGTTACTTCCATTATCACTAATCGTATCCAAACTACCTTTCCAGTATCTGTATAgtatacaaagacctttctatgTTGTTGAACCCGGAATTGGTAAAATGCCCCCAGCTTCAAGGCCGAGGGAATTTCCAGGTGTTGACTTTGATGCAAATGACCcagataaaaaaaatcaaaggtgcATGTCTTCTCCCAacggtttcctttggtgtgaacTACCTGAATCACtggtcagtgtgatttttggacctCCAGCCTAAGGGGATTACACATCTACTGGTAGGAGTGGATCTCCCATAAACATCATGGGTACAtgcatgatgtttatgtgagacTTACCCGACCACCTTGTtagagaagaggagaggaagaagagatttTCTTAGACTTGGAGTATTGCAAGTAGAATGCTCTTGTATATTTCGTATTATAAAAGTGGATATTACAATGCTTTGAATGGTTAGAAGGGAGGAATTATCTTcttgtttttatttgtttatttttatgtacatcaagtttctttttatagACTCTTGAGGAATAATCTACACATAAGAGTAAATGCATTACAGTTTTCTACAATAAGCATTAATTACTTAGGAAACTCAAAAGACACATTTTAGATTCTTCACACATTCTAGATACTTTCTAGACACTTTCTAGAAACATTCTAGATATTTCTAaaatactttttatttttaagttataTTTTCAACAAACCTGGAGTTAGTTCTACTATCATAAATCAGTCCCATTTGTTATTCAAGTTTACCATACAATTGGAAAAAGTGCTTGTCCTTAGAAAAAGTGTACAGGCCATGCTAATCCTTCAAATTATTTCCCTTATGTGGCGGACCGGATCATGTATAGGCTTGAATTGTGGATCCAGGCCTAAATTTTGGTATGACAtccaatggttagagtggattttacaaaaTCAATgcggtgggccttgtaaaaatcaaagaTGGATGTCTCTCTGCCTACTATTTCCTTTGGCATGGCCTCACCTAAATCACAGGTCTGGCCTGGGCTAATCCGGATTGAGTCTAACccgatcacaagtaccgagtcgggtcgagtctaCACCAAGTCAGATTGAGTATAGCAGGtatccacgggctgaaatcacaactcaaaacatagattcacttgccagaattgTAGCCTCTCAGTCaaatacatgattttttttttttttttttttttaaaatatatatgtacGAGTTT containing:
- the LOC131241042 gene encoding senescence-specific cysteine protease SAG39-like, producing the protein MEINESCGPQYSVYKLNLRVSVCTHFHNLITRSSIHSSLTTMVSLTKSFFIALFILGVWASQAMGRTIQEVSMSDRYEQWMARYGRTYKDAAEKELRFKIFKDNVEFIESFNNAGDRSYKLGVNEFADQTNEEFKVSRNGFRPTQTRVLRATSFMYENVTVPASMDWRKKGAVTPIKDQGQCGCCWAFSAVAATEGITQLKTGKLLSLSEQEVVDCDTKGEDQGCAGGFMDGAFDFIQHNRGLTTEAKYPYMAVDGTCNSKKEANPVAKINGHQDVTANSEKALLKAVANQPVSVAIDASGSAFQFYSSGVFTGDCGTELDHGVTAVGYGTTDDGTKYWIVKNSWGTSWGENGYIMMERDIAAKEGICGIAMMASYPTAA